A section of the Telopea speciosissima isolate NSW1024214 ecotype Mountain lineage chromosome 3, Tspe_v1, whole genome shotgun sequence genome encodes:
- the LOC122654224 gene encoding thioredoxin-2-like — translation MGTNFSMAYNTTSTVDGSLKSSRILAFHSSARWKAYFDACKASSKLLVIDFTASWCGPCKAIEPAVIEMANKYTDVDFVKLDVDELMDVAQEYGVQAMPTFILIKEGKEVDKVLGAKKEELEKKILKHRSSSPTHTFGRSWVGWHTLQQSYSEFQSPRLEARKLESSKARGREMGTKFSKACNTTSTVDGSSNPSRVIAFHSSAEWKAHFDACKVSSKLLVIDFSASWCGPCKFIEPVFIQMANKYTDVEFVKIDVDELKDVAKEFGVQAMPTFILMKQGKEVDKVVGADKDELQKKILKHRPSAPTSTV, via the exons atgggaaCAAATTTCTCCATGGCGTACAACACCACTTCGACCGTCGATGGCTCGTTGAAGTCATCTCGCATTCTCGCATTTCACTCCTCAGCCCGATGGAAGGCTTACTTTGACGCCTGCAAAGCTTCCTCTAAGCTG CTGGTGATCGATTTCACAGCATCATGGTGTGGTCCATGTAAAGCCATAGAGCCAGCCGTCATTGAAATGGCTAACAAATACACCGATGTTGATTTCGTCAAGCTCGATGTTGATGAGTTGATG GATGTGGCACAGGAATATGGAGTACAGGCGATGCCAACGTTCATTCTGatcaaagaagggaaggaagtgGACAAGGTTTTGGGTGCCAAGAAAGAAGAACTCGAGAAGAAGATCCTCAAGCACCGCTCTTCTTCTCCCACCCACACTTTC GGTAGGAGTTGGGTTGGTTGGCATACATTGCAGCAGAGTTATTCAGAATTTCAGAGTCCGAGACTCGAGGCTCGAAAGCTCGAAAGCTCGAAAGCTCgagggagagagatgggaaCAAAATTTTCCAAGGCGTGCAACACCACTTCGACCGTCGATGGCTCGTCGAATCCTTCTCGCGTTATCGCATTCCACTCTTCGGCCGAATGGAAGGCTCACTTTGACGCCTGCAAAGTTTCTTCTAAGTTG CTGGTGATTGATTTCTCGGCATCATGGTGTGGTCCCTGCAAATTCATTGAACCAGTTTTCATCCAGATGGCCAACAAATATACCGACGTCGAGTTTGTCAAGATCGATGTCGATGAGTTGAAG GATGTGGCAAAGGAATTTGGGGTGCAGGCGATGCCAACCTTCATTCTGATGAAACAAGGGAAGGAAGTGGATAAGGTTGTGGGTGCCGATAAGGATGAGCTCCAGAAGAAGATCCTCAAGCACCGCCCTTCTGCTCCCACCTCCACTGTCTGA